The following coding sequences are from one Haploplasma axanthum window:
- a CDS encoding tRNA (adenine(22)-N(1))-methyltransferase gives MIKNKRIDALVDETKGINTLLDIGCDHGLVIKKAFENKNIKKAIASDVNEMPLESAKKNLKGFDVEFIVSNGFENIKDKFDGVVIAGMGAMLISNILEKAPEGDITYILQANSKLEVLREYLSNNNFKIIDEIVVFEKFYYIIIRAVRGNEKLNEKELYLGPILMKKTSSISYYQNLLDRYYRLINLEGTNSDVILQRVKWLESIINKNNKGELK, from the coding sequence ATGATAAAAAATAAAAGGATTGATGCCTTAGTTGATGAAACAAAAGGCATTAATACTTTATTAGATATTGGATGTGATCATGGTTTAGTAATAAAAAAAGCATTCGAAAATAAGAATATTAAAAAAGCAATAGCCTCAGATGTCAATGAAATGCCACTTGAGAGCGCTAAAAAAAATTTGAAAGGTTTCGATGTTGAGTTTATAGTTTCAAACGGATTTGAAAATATAAAAGACAAGTTTGATGGTGTAGTAATTGCTGGTATGGGAGCTATGCTTATTTCTAACATATTAGAAAAAGCACCTGAAGGTGATATTACTTACATTTTACAAGCAAATAGCAAGTTAGAAGTTTTAAGAGAGTATTTATCTAATAATAATTTCAAAATAATTGACGAAATAGTTGTTTTTGAGAAATTTTATTATATAATTATTAGAGCAGTAAGGGGAAATGAAAAACTGAATGAAAAAGAATTATATTTAGGACCTATTTTGATGAAGAAAACATCAAGTATCTCCTATTATCAGAATTTATTGGATAGGTATTATCGTTTGATTAATCTTGAGGGTACAAATAGTGATGTTATTTTACAAAGAGTAAAATGGCTAGAAAGCATAATAAATAAAAACAATAAAGGAGAATTGAAATGA
- the rpoD gene encoding RNA polymerase sigma factor RpoD, which produces MEIDKAIKELVKKAGKAKKLEDEAIREYADEDLSYEDLVEALEEEGVTILVKHVNEAAEEEEEIELDDDFLDEEPDDLSLADLEIEEDELLEVDEVVSTVRTDDPVRMYLKEIGQIPLIDQDEEIRLAKIVITGKYAEDQLQAYHEGELNIPEEEIKQLQEYVLDGQDAKNSLIEANYRLVVSIAKKYTNRGLLFLDLIQEGNMGLMRAVDKFDYEKGFKFSTYATWWIRQAITRAVADQARTIRIPVHMVETINKMARIQRQLIQELGREPSPEEIGEKMEMSAEKVQNIQRISKEPISLESTVGEEEDSSLGDFISDGGTLNPHESMLQDMTIQALDEILSTLTDREEKVLRLRYGLLDGKTYTLEEVGREFGVTRERIRQIEAKAMRKLKHPSRQQKLRDFYYDKK; this is translated from the coding sequence ATGGAAATAGATAAAGCAATAAAAGAACTAGTTAAAAAAGCAGGTAAAGCTAAAAAACTAGAAGATGAAGCTATTCGCGAATATGCAGACGAAGATTTATCATATGAAGATCTTGTTGAAGCACTTGAAGAAGAAGGTGTTACAATACTTGTGAAGCATGTTAATGAAGCGGCTGAAGAGGAAGAAGAAATTGAACTTGATGATGATTTTCTTGATGAAGAACCAGATGATTTATCACTTGCTGATTTGGAAATCGAAGAAGATGAACTATTAGAAGTTGATGAAGTAGTAAGTACTGTTAGAACTGATGATCCGGTTAGAATGTATTTAAAAGAAATCGGACAAATTCCTTTAATTGATCAAGATGAAGAAATTAGATTAGCAAAAATTGTTATAACTGGAAAATATGCTGAAGATCAATTACAAGCATATCATGAAGGTGAATTAAATATACCTGAAGAAGAAATCAAACAGTTACAAGAATATGTTCTTGATGGACAAGATGCAAAAAACTCACTTATTGAAGCTAATTACCGATTAGTTGTTTCAATCGCTAAGAAATATACTAATAGAGGATTATTGTTCTTAGATTTAATTCAAGAAGGTAATATGGGGTTAATGCGTGCTGTTGATAAGTTTGATTATGAAAAAGGTTTTAAATTTTCTACATATGCGACATGGTGGATTAGACAAGCAATAACAAGAGCAGTAGCCGATCAAGCTAGAACAATTAGAATTCCTGTTCATATGGTTGAAACAATTAATAAGATGGCTAGAATTCAACGTCAGTTGATTCAAGAGTTAGGACGTGAACCTTCACCAGAAGAAATTGGTGAAAAAATGGAAATGTCTGCTGAAAAAGTTCAAAATATTCAAAGAATTTCTAAAGAACCAATTTCTCTAGAATCAACCGTTGGTGAAGAAGAAGATTCATCACTTGGAGATTTCATTAGTGATGGAGGAACACTAAACCCTCACGAATCAATGCTTCAAGATATGACAATTCAAGCCTTAGATGAAATACTATCAACATTAACTGATCGTGAAGAAAAAGTGCTTCGCTTAAGATACGGTTTACTAGATGGTAAAACTTATACTCTAGAAGAAGTTGGTAGAGAATTTGGTGTTACAAGAGAACGTATTAGACAAATTGAAGCAAAAGCAATGAGAAAATTAAAACATCCATCACGCCAACAAAAATTAAGAGATTTTTACTATGATAAAAAATAA
- the dnaG gene encoding DNA primase, producing the protein MIPDEILQRIDDETDIVALASEFISLEKRGKNYMGLCPFHDENTPSFSVTPEKNIAMCMGCGEGGRPINFYRKIKNIDFGQAVKELGERLGIDVKIDTNESVNTNQHLYEIMNEASNFYQYNLFNSVSGERVLEYLSNRKLSNETIKHFELGFSPKEKDLLYQFLKSKGYSVSDMINLGLVKQSNDGTYYDLFTNRLMFPITNSFGKTIAFSGRTLDKNDKVKYVNSPETVIFKKGETVYHLAEAGLDIRKKKFVMLYEGFFDVISPYQAGFTNGVATMGTALTINQARLIKKTVDKVIVAYDGDSAGQKAIISAIPVLLNAGLIVEVLKIPDKKDPDDYIKEYGSEAYQNLLSNNVQDPYQYQYELYRENLDLNNSNDIKTFQANVTRMLQNASPAIVSLYTKRIADELRINEKDVKIVKKPNLPVIDIPEEAKKRIKLPTKYEQAERRLLFLMMRSKEWNDRISDRLTVHEYSSPLLGTFRTKLISYHSITDSFSLSEFKEYLNEEELDYFDNIMCKDDFWINSVIFSSEEIEDYLELLKSTPLLRRQVYLKERMLEKNHNAEDIKRETEELIKIKKELRRLKEDINGNR; encoded by the coding sequence ATGATACCTGATGAAATCTTGCAAAGAATTGACGATGAGACTGATATAGTTGCTCTTGCAAGTGAATTTATCTCATTAGAAAAAAGAGGTAAGAATTATATGGGACTATGTCCCTTTCATGATGAAAATACTCCAAGTTTTTCTGTAACACCTGAAAAAAACATTGCTATGTGTATGGGATGTGGTGAAGGTGGAAGACCAATCAATTTTTATCGAAAAATTAAAAACATTGATTTTGGTCAAGCAGTAAAAGAGTTAGGTGAAAGATTAGGTATCGACGTAAAGATTGATACCAATGAATCGGTAAATACAAATCAACATTTATATGAAATTATGAATGAAGCTAGTAATTTTTATCAATATAATTTATTCAATAGTGTTTCAGGAGAAAGAGTTTTAGAATATCTTTCTAATCGTAAATTAAGTAATGAAACGATTAAGCATTTTGAATTAGGATTTTCACCAAAAGAAAAAGATTTATTATATCAATTCCTAAAATCAAAAGGGTATAGTGTTAGTGATATGATAAATCTAGGTTTAGTTAAACAATCGAATGATGGAACTTATTATGATTTATTTACAAATAGATTGATGTTTCCAATTACTAATAGTTTTGGAAAGACGATTGCATTTAGTGGACGAACATTAGATAAAAATGATAAAGTTAAATACGTTAATAGTCCTGAAACGGTTATTTTTAAAAAAGGTGAAACAGTCTATCATCTAGCAGAAGCTGGATTAGATATCCGTAAAAAAAAGTTTGTAATGTTATATGAAGGTTTCTTTGATGTAATTAGCCCTTATCAAGCAGGATTTACTAATGGTGTAGCAACTATGGGAACTGCTCTTACGATTAATCAAGCACGATTAATTAAAAAGACTGTTGATAAAGTGATTGTTGCATATGATGGTGACTCTGCAGGTCAAAAAGCAATTATTAGTGCTATTCCAGTTCTATTAAATGCTGGTTTAATAGTTGAAGTATTAAAGATCCCTGATAAAAAAGATCCAGATGACTATATTAAGGAATATGGTAGTGAAGCATATCAAAATTTACTTAGTAATAATGTTCAAGATCCATATCAGTATCAATATGAACTATATAGAGAAAATCTAGATTTAAACAACTCAAATGATATAAAAACGTTTCAAGCAAATGTTACAAGAATGCTTCAAAACGCTAGCCCTGCAATTGTTTCATTATATACTAAGCGAATTGCAGATGAATTACGAATAAATGAAAAAGATGTAAAAATAGTTAAAAAACCTAATTTACCAGTAATTGATATTCCAGAAGAAGCAAAAAAAAGAATAAAACTTCCAACAAAATATGAACAAGCTGAAAGAAGACTTTTATTCTTAATGATGAGATCGAAAGAATGGAATGACAGGATTAGTGATAGGTTAACAGTTCACGAATATTCAAGCCCGCTACTTGGAACATTTAGAACAAAACTAATTAGTTATCATAGTATTACTGATAGTTTCAGTCTTTCAGAATTTAAAGAATATTTAAATGAAGAAGAATTAGATTATTTTGATAATATAATGTGTAAAGATGATTTTTGGATAAACTCAGTAATATTTTCATCAGAAGAGATTGAGGATTATTTAGAATTACTAAAGAGTACCCCACTCTTAAGAAGACAAGTATATTTAAAAGAGAGAATGTTAGAAAAAAATCATAATGCTGAAGATATCAAGAGAGAAACAGAAGAATTGATAAAGATAAAAAAGGAATTAAGACGATTAAAGGAGGATATTAATGGAAATAGATAA
- a CDS encoding glycine--tRNA ligase — protein MITFEELVKYAKVTGFVYQGSEIYGGLANTWDYGPIGSLLKQNIKKAWINKFQKETPNNVLVDTSILLNSRVWEASGHVGGFSDPLTECRACNNRFRADKLIEEFDGTNADGWSHERMHSYLVDKKVPCPSCGKVEWAPIRSFNMMFQTNQGVVQETSSQIYLRPETAQGIFINFKNVQRTARKKLPFGIAQVGKSFRNEITPGNFIFRTREFEQMELEFFVKPGTELEYFAYWKEYCMNWLKNLGLNGERLQFDDHKPEALSHYSNATTDIQFKFPWGFDELWGIASRTNFDLNAHQKHSGEDLTYLDPETNERYIPYVIEPSVGVERLFLAFLANGYQIEELPDGTTRELLKIHPALAPYKAAILPLNKKLQGDKAWEVYNLLSKYFDVVYDDTQNIGKRYRRQDQIGTLLAITIDHQTMDDDTVTVRNRDTMEQIRLHVSELKNYIEEQTAF, from the coding sequence ATGATTACTTTTGAAGAATTAGTTAAATATGCAAAGGTAACTGGGTTTGTTTACCAAGGTAGTGAAATTTATGGAGGACTAGCTAATACATGGGATTATGGTCCAATAGGTTCACTTTTAAAACAAAATATAAAAAAAGCTTGGATCAATAAGTTTCAAAAAGAAACACCTAATAATGTTTTAGTTGATACATCAATATTATTGAATTCAAGAGTTTGGGAAGCAAGTGGACACGTAGGAGGATTTAGTGATCCTTTAACTGAATGTCGAGCATGTAATAATCGCTTTAGAGCAGATAAACTTATTGAAGAATTTGATGGTACTAATGCTGATGGATGGTCACATGAAAGAATGCATAGTTATTTAGTTGACAAGAAAGTTCCTTGTCCATCATGTGGAAAAGTTGAATGGGCTCCAATTAGATCATTTAATATGATGTTTCAAACTAACCAAGGTGTTGTTCAAGAAACTTCAAGTCAAATATATTTAAGACCAGAAACTGCACAAGGTATTTTTATTAATTTTAAAAATGTTCAAAGAACAGCAAGAAAAAAATTACCATTTGGTATTGCTCAAGTTGGTAAATCATTTAGAAATGAAATCACTCCAGGTAACTTTATTTTTAGAACGAGAGAGTTTGAACAAATGGAATTAGAGTTTTTTGTTAAACCTGGAACAGAGTTAGAATATTTTGCATACTGGAAAGAATATTGTATGAATTGGTTAAAGAATCTAGGTTTAAACGGTGAAAGATTACAGTTCGATGATCATAAACCAGAAGCACTAAGTCATTATTCAAATGCAACAACCGATATTCAGTTTAAATTCCCTTGGGGATTTGATGAACTATGGGGAATTGCCTCAAGAACAAATTTTGATTTAAATGCGCATCAAAAGCATTCAGGAGAAGATTTAACATACTTAGATCCTGAAACTAATGAACGCTATATTCCTTATGTAATAGAGCCATCAGTTGGTGTTGAACGTTTATTCTTAGCATTTCTTGCTAACGGTTATCAAATTGAAGAATTACCTGATGGAACAACACGTGAATTATTAAAGATTCATCCTGCTCTTGCACCTTACAAAGCGGCAATTCTACCACTTAATAAAAAACTCCAAGGTGACAAAGCGTGGGAAGTTTATAATTTACTTTCAAAATACTTTGATGTAGTATATGATGATACTCAAAATATTGGTAAAAGATATCGTAGACAGGACCAAATTGGTACATTACTAGCAATAACAATTGATCACCAAACAATGGACGATGATACAGTTACAGTTAGAAATCGTGATACGATGGAACAAATAAGATTACATGTTAGTGAACTAAAAAACTATATTGAAGAACAAACTGCATTTTAA
- the recO gene encoding DNA repair protein RecO has product MNNLEGLVFKVQAYQESNRLLQVFTKLGKISLKVTGAQKMNNNSRVLAQNLTQISFEYTDLKSFLTLKNGKIINDFKDIKNDYQRTKDASLTTEIIGRVLVDDFYNEKVYEMLIEALEHENIKISSLSFALKVLYYLGYGMDLKGNGNKIKGFNIKRGSVVYIDENIELDLNYEETIELLKLTYTKISNLEDIKGNTIDIIKKFTYNYYLDKLDIRLKTLE; this is encoded by the coding sequence ATGAATAATCTTGAAGGGTTAGTTTTTAAAGTTCAAGCATACCAAGAAAGTAATAGACTTTTACAAGTCTTTACGAAACTTGGAAAAATATCATTAAAGGTCACTGGTGCTCAAAAGATGAATAATAATTCAAGAGTTCTAGCACAAAATTTAACTCAAATAAGTTTTGAGTATACAGATTTAAAATCTTTTTTAACATTAAAAAATGGAAAAATAATTAATGATTTTAAAGATATTAAAAATGATTATCAAAGAACAAAAGATGCCAGTTTAACAACAGAAATAATAGGCCGAGTATTAGTAGATGATTTCTACAATGAAAAAGTTTATGAAATGCTAATTGAAGCATTAGAGCATGAAAATATTAAAATATCTTCATTAAGTTTTGCTTTAAAAGTCTTATACTATTTAGGTTATGGTATGGATTTAAAAGGTAATGGAAATAAGATAAAAGGATTTAATATCAAAAGAGGCAGTGTCGTTTATATCGATGAGAACATTGAATTAGACCTTAATTATGAAGAAACTATTGAATTATTGAAACTCACATATACTAAAATATCAAATTTAGAAGATATTAAAGGAAATACCATTGATATAATTAAGAAATTTACTTATAATTATTATTTGGATAAGTTAGATATAAGGCTAAAAACATTGGAATAG
- the era gene encoding GTPase Era, which translates to MNNNTKSGFVAIVGRPNVGKSTLLNTLLKEKIAITSPKPQTTRHRISGILTKDNYQIVFVDTPGMHKGKDLLNKRIDKVAVSTLKDVDSIIFVVDRKKGLAEEHVINYFKGLNIPVYLVINKIDLMKNKSEIDEFIISYLGSYEFAGVYPISAANDENIEFLLNDVVKSLSDGPFYYPVEMKTDQTNEKIMSEFIREKILYYTEEEVPHATAVVIESMDYNEEYKTVDVRALIIVERTSQKIILIGKNGEKIKQIGTEARLDINKKFGFKAHLELWIKVKKDWRNRPNELLRYGFDNE; encoded by the coding sequence ATGAATAATAATACAAAATCAGGTTTTGTCGCTATTGTTGGGCGACCTAATGTTGGAAAGTCAACATTACTTAATACGTTATTAAAAGAAAAAATAGCAATAACAAGTCCGAAACCTCAAACAACAAGACATCGTATTTCAGGAATTTTAACAAAAGATAATTACCAAATTGTTTTTGTTGATACTCCAGGTATGCATAAAGGTAAAGATTTACTTAATAAAAGAATCGATAAAGTTGCTGTTTCGACACTTAAAGATGTTGATAGTATTATCTTTGTTGTAGATAGAAAAAAAGGTTTAGCAGAGGAACATGTTATTAACTATTTTAAAGGTTTGAATATACCAGTTTATTTAGTTATTAATAAAATCGATTTAATGAAAAACAAATCTGAAATTGATGAGTTTATTATTAGTTATCTAGGAAGTTATGAATTTGCAGGAGTATATCCAATTTCTGCTGCAAATGATGAGAATATTGAATTTTTACTTAATGATGTCGTAAAAAGTTTAAGTGATGGGCCTTTCTATTATCCAGTTGAAATGAAAACAGATCAAACTAATGAAAAGATAATGTCTGAGTTTATCAGAGAAAAAATTCTTTATTATACCGAGGAAGAAGTACCACACGCTACTGCCGTAGTAATTGAAAGTATGGATTATAATGAAGAATATAAAACTGTTGATGTTAGAGCACTAATTATTGTTGAGAGAACTTCACAAAAAATCATTCTAATCGGTAAAAATGGCGAAAAAATTAAACAAATTGGAACAGAAGCAAGACTAGATATTAATAAAAAGTTTGGATTTAAAGCTCATTTGGAATTGTGGATTAAAGTGAAAAAAGATTGGCGTAACAGACCAAACGAATTATTAAGATACGGGTTTGATAATGAATAA
- the cdd gene encoding cytidine deaminase yields MEKSLLEARKAIKQSYSPYSKFAVGAAILMKDGKYIHGANIENASFGLTNCAERSALYSAYSMGYRKEDIVSITIIADDKIPVSPCGACRQVMHELLPNDAKIILTNLKGDIKETTKDELLPYAFVLENENE; encoded by the coding sequence ATGGAAAAAAGTCTTTTAGAAGCAAGAAAAGCAATTAAACAATCATATTCACCATATTCAAAGTTTGCTGTTGGTGCAGCAATTTTAATGAAAGATGGCAAATATATACATGGTGCAAATATCGAAAATGCTTCATTTGGTTTAACTAACTGTGCAGAACGAAGTGCATTATATTCAGCATATAGCATGGGCTACCGTAAAGAAGATATCGTTTCAATAACAATTATTGCTGATGATAAAATTCCAGTTTCTCCTTGTGGAGCTTGTAGACAAGTTATGCACGAACTATTACCTAATGATGCAAAAATTATTTTAACAAACTTAAAAGGCGATATTAAGGAAACAACAAAAGACGAATTACTTCCTTATGCCTTTGTATTGGAAAACGAAAATGAATAA
- the ybeY gene encoding rRNA maturation RNase YbeY, translating into MMIMEINFYNQTELETKEYEAIIKNALKNQKNEKSMEIVFVTPNQIHEMNKTYRDVDRPTDVLSFPNDDDKDTSIGDIFINLEQAFSQASEYGHRIEREVAFLAVHGYLHLLGYDHYTPEEEKEMFDLQEKILLEAGIERK; encoded by the coding sequence ATGATGATAATGGAAATTAATTTTTATAATCAAACAGAATTAGAAACTAAAGAGTATGAAGCAATAATTAAAAATGCTTTAAAAAATCAAAAAAATGAAAAATCAATGGAAATAGTTTTTGTCACACCTAATCAAATTCATGAAATGAATAAAACATATCGTGATGTTGATAGACCTACCGATGTTTTAAGTTTTCCAAATGATGATGATAAAGATACCTCAATTGGAGATATTTTTATTAATTTAGAACAAGCATTTAGTCAAGCATCAGAGTATGGACATAGGATTGAACGTGAAGTTGCATTTTTAGCTGTTCACGGATATCTTCATCTTTTAGGTTATGATCATTATACACCAGAAGAAGAAAAAGAAATGTTTGATTTACAAGAAAAAATTCTGCTTGAAGCGGGAATTGAAAGGAAGTAA
- a CDS encoding PhoH family protein, protein MKLDVKIEHYDILSKVVGAQDKNLNVFKQYFGIKITITEDTIITDANNDLKLVLEKIFSIIIRLAEKQISFNERDIIYIIKLTEKSVDTEEIIDFYINQKRILTTEHGKPIYAKTFNQKDYIKAMENFDLVFGIGPAGTGKTYLAVAYASALLKANKIKKIILTRPAVEAGEALGFLPGDLKEKVDPYLIPLYDALYEFLGREVVDGLITRGVIEIAPLAYMRGRTLDNAFIILDEAQNTTSTQMKMFLTRLGFNSKMLVTGDPSQIDLKNNQRSGLREVMDKLSNMEDLKFIKFEKVDVIRHPLVQKILERYDDNGN, encoded by the coding sequence ATGAAATTAGACGTTAAGATTGAACATTATGATATATTATCTAAAGTTGTTGGTGCTCAAGATAAAAACTTGAATGTCTTTAAGCAATATTTTGGTATTAAAATAACAATAACTGAAGATACTATTATTACAGATGCAAATAATGATTTGAAACTTGTGTTAGAAAAAATTTTCTCGATTATTATTAGATTAGCAGAAAAACAAATAAGTTTTAATGAACGCGATATTATTTATATTATTAAGTTAACTGAGAAATCTGTTGATACTGAAGAAATAATTGATTTTTATATAAACCAAAAAAGAATTCTAACAACAGAACACGGTAAGCCGATATATGCAAAGACTTTTAATCAAAAAGATTATATAAAAGCAATGGAAAATTTTGACTTGGTTTTTGGAATTGGACCAGCAGGAACAGGAAAGACTTACTTAGCTGTTGCATATGCATCTGCATTACTAAAAGCAAATAAAATTAAAAAGATTATTTTAACTAGACCAGCAGTAGAAGCCGGTGAAGCGCTAGGATTTTTACCAGGAGATTTAAAAGAGAAAGTAGATCCATATTTAATACCTTTATATGATGCATTATATGAGTTTTTAGGTAGAGAAGTAGTTGATGGATTAATCACTAGAGGTGTAATTGAAATTGCCCCACTTGCATATATGCGAGGTAGAACGCTTGATAATGCATTCATCATTTTAGATGAAGCTCAAAATACAACAAGCACACAAATGAAAATGTTTTTAACACGCTTAGGATTTAATTCTAAGATGTTAGTTACTGGGGATCCATCACAAATCGACCTTAAAAATAATCAACGTTCAGGCTTAAGGGAAGTAATGGATAAACTTTCGAATATGGAAGATTTAAAATTTATAAAGTTTGAAAAAGTGGATGTTATTAGACATCCATTGGTACAGAAAATATTGGAGCGATATGATGATAATGGAAATTAA
- the rpsU gene encoding 30S ribosomal protein S21 codes for MPKTVVRDTETIEDALRRFKRDVSRSGTLAEVRKRAYYVKPSVDKKLRRRANKTVNK; via the coding sequence ATGCCAAAGACAGTCGTTCGTGATACAGAAACAATTGAAGATGCACTACGCCGTTTTAAAAGAGACGTTTCAAGATCTGGGACCCTCGCAGAAGTGCGCAAACGCGCTTACTACGTTAAACCAAGCGTAGATAAAAAGTTGCGTCGCCGTGCAAATAAAACAGTTAATAAATAA
- a CDS encoding RsmE family RNA methyltransferase yields MQRYILDDTTNNFYKTDIHHIKKVMRMQTGDKVIVCLHEKCSLVKLNIDENITFDVIENYDENKTLDITLVQGLLKGTKIETTIKYSTIFGAKKIVLVPFERSIAKNKNTDNKTDRYFLIAKEAAELAHREKIPTIEFQDSLKTINWKEYDYVILADEEEKKTLLKDLELKNIFDKKIAIIIGPEGGISDNERKYCKNNKFFSISLGKYIFPAEIAAISILNNFNS; encoded by the coding sequence ATGCAAAGATATATATTAGATGATACAACAAATAATTTTTATAAAACTGATATTCATCATATTAAAAAAGTGATGAGAATGCAAACTGGTGATAAAGTTATCGTTTGTCTTCATGAGAAATGTTCATTAGTTAAACTAAACATTGATGAAAATATTACATTTGATGTTATTGAAAACTATGATGAAAATAAAACATTAGACATAACTTTAGTTCAAGGTTTATTAAAGGGAACAAAAATTGAAACAACAATTAAGTATTCAACTATTTTTGGTGCTAAAAAAATAGTTTTAGTTCCGTTTGAAAGAAGTATTGCTAAAAATAAGAATACTGATAATAAAACAGATAGATACTTTCTAATTGCTAAAGAAGCAGCAGAACTTGCTCATCGTGAAAAGATACCTACTATTGAATTTCAAGATAGTTTAAAAACGATTAATTGGAAAGAATATGATTATGTAATTCTGGCTGATGAAGAAGAAAAGAAGACTTTATTAAAAGATTTAGAATTAAAAAATATTTTTGATAAAAAGATTGCTATCATTATTGGACCAGAAGGTGGAATAAGTGATAATGAAAGAAAATATTGTAAAAACAATAAATTCTTTTCGATTTCACTCGGAAAGTATATTTTTCCGGCTGAGATTGCCGCAATTAGCATTTTAAATAATTTTAATTCATGA
- the secG gene encoding preprotein translocase subunit SecG, translated as MNVFDYLTLIIGIALIVVVLLQQGDDDIQDAFSGEKSELFKNRKVRGFDLFMLRATTVLSVLLVVFILLSNVWHANNL; from the coding sequence ATGAACGTATTTGACTATTTAACATTAATAATAGGGATAGCATTAATTGTAGTTGTTTTATTACAACAAGGCGATGATGATATTCAAGACGCTTTTAGTGGCGAAAAATCAGAATTATTTAAAAATCGTAAAGTTAGAGGATTTGATTTATTTATGTTAAGAGCAACAACTGTTTTATCAGTATTACTTGTTGTTTTTATACTTTTATCAAATGTTTGGCACGCAAACAATCTTTAA
- a CDS encoding ABC transporter substrate-binding protein: MKKILSLFAVMLLAVTLVACTSDKRTGEQVEIEQVISVTTGKDEKGEPILKKEKVTQKMFVNPTRVVTFSYGVADMLYEVNLFDAGIKEFAVAKGSSLPSIIKQFESDIYPNAGTLFEENKDVLDLINPELIILDGRTSKLYSQLKDEYPNADILDASNTTYSLAKQQEVVTILGKLFPRVKTTLDAKMDAINHSFDGIAEIAKNHKALFLMSSGKDLSVSGKNGRYGVLHNEFGFMEADADGKVGEAHGNAISLEYLKALDDKGDLEVIFVMDRAAATGSESGLQTLLNEPQFQALTAVKEENVFTLNADAWYLVTGGFVSTELMVKDVLKFINK, from the coding sequence ATGAAAAAAATATTATCATTATTTGCAGTAATGTTATTAGCAGTAACATTAGTTGCATGTACTTCAGATAAAAGAACAGGGGAACAAGTTGAAATTGAACAAGTTATCTCTGTCACAACAGGAAAAGATGAGAAAGGGGAACCTATCTTAAAAAAAGAAAAAGTAACACAAAAAATGTTTGTTAATCCAACAAGAGTTGTTACTTTCTCATATGGTGTTGCTGATATGCTTTATGAAGTTAATTTATTTGATGCAGGAATAAAAGAATTTGCTGTTGCTAAAGGTAGTTCATTACCATCAATAATTAAGCAATTTGAATCAGATATTTATCCTAATGCTGGAACATTGTTTGAAGAAAATAAAGATGTTTTAGATTTAATTAATCCAGAATTAATTATTTTAGATGGTAGAACATCAAAATTATATAGTCAATTAAAAGATGAATATCCAAATGCTGATATCTTAGATGCTTCAAACACAACTTATTCATTAGCTAAACAACAAGAAGTTGTTACAATATTAGGTAAGTTATTTCCAAGAGTTAAAACTACTTTAGATGCAAAAATGGATGCAATTAATCACTCATTTGATGGTATAGCTGAAATAGCTAAAAATCATAAAGCATTATTCTTAATGAGTAGTGGTAAAGATTTATCAGTTTCAGGAAAAAATGGACGTTATGGCGTATTACATAATGAATTTGGATTTATGGAAGCTGATGCAGATGGAAAAGTTGGTGAAGCACATGGAAATGCAATTTCATTAGAATATTTAAAAGCATTAGATGATAAAGGTGATTTGGAAGTAATCTTTGTTATGGATAGAGCTGCAGCTACTGGATCAGAAAGTGGATTACAAACACTCCTTAATGAACCACAATTCCAGGCTTTAACAGCTGTTAAAGAAGAAAATGTATTTACACTAAATGCTGATGCATGGTATTTAGTTACTGGTGGTTTTGTATCAACTGAGTTGATGGTAAAAGATGTTTTAAAATTTATTAATAAGTAA